The proteins below come from a single Esox lucius isolate fEsoLuc1 chromosome 7, fEsoLuc1.pri, whole genome shotgun sequence genomic window:
- the ptrh2 gene encoding peptidyl-tRNA hydrolase 2, mitochondrial isoform X1: MGIYTDVIKSGLGRRKSALKPGAGKGLTSLKMDSLYGQVAIGILAGVGCGFCLGWHFRARFGSASKGIVGVAMGNGGEASASVMGEGGEFKMILVVRSDLKMGKGKVAAQCSHAAVSAYKQVQRRNPDMLKQWEYCGQPKVVVKAPDEDSLLELLTLAKEVGLPISLIQDAGRTQIAPGSRTVLGIGPGPADLVDQVTGHLKLY, translated from the exons ATGGGTATTTACACTGACGTCATCAAAAGTGGCCTAGGAAGACGAAAAAGCGCATTGAAGCCGGGAGCAGGTAAA GGTTTGACAAGTCTCAAGATGGATTCCCTGTATGGCCAGGTGGCTATTGGAATATTGGCAGGAGTTGGCTGTGGATTTTGTCTTGGCTGGCATTTCCGGGCTCGATTCGGCAGTGCCTCCAAAGGAATCGTCGGTGTGGCGATGGGGAACGGGGGTGAGGCGTCCGCAAGCGTCATGGGAGAAGGTGGGGAGTTCAAAATGATTCTTGTCGTCAGGTCTGACTTGAAAATGGGTAAAGGAAAAGTGGCAGCTCAGTGCTCACATGCGGCAGTGTCAGCCTACAAGCAAGTCCAGCGCAGGAACCCGGACATGCTGAAGCAGTGGGAGTACTGTGGTCAGCCAAAGGTTGTAGTCAAGGCCCCGGATGAGGACAGCCTCTTAGAACTGCTAACCCTTGCCAAAGAAGTAGGGCTGCCCATTAGCCTGATCCAAGATGCAGGGAGGACCCAGATTGCACCAGGGTCACGTACTGTGCTTGGGATAGGCCCTGGACCAGCTGATCTTGTGGACCAAGTAACTGGACATTTGAAGCTGTATTAG
- the ptrh2 gene encoding peptidyl-tRNA hydrolase 2, mitochondrial isoform X3 yields MGLTSLKMDSLYGQVAIGILAGVGCGFCLGWHFRARFGSASKGIVGVAMGNGGEASASVMGEGGEFKMILVVRSDLKMGKGKVAAQCSHAAVSAYKQVQRRNPDMLKQWEYCGQPKVVVKAPDEDSLLELLTLAKEVGLPISLIQDAGRTQIAPGSRTVLGIGPGPADLVDQVTGHLKLY; encoded by the exons ATG GGTTTGACAAGTCTCAAGATGGATTCCCTGTATGGCCAGGTGGCTATTGGAATATTGGCAGGAGTTGGCTGTGGATTTTGTCTTGGCTGGCATTTCCGGGCTCGATTCGGCAGTGCCTCCAAAGGAATCGTCGGTGTGGCGATGGGGAACGGGGGTGAGGCGTCCGCAAGCGTCATGGGAGAAGGTGGGGAGTTCAAAATGATTCTTGTCGTCAGGTCTGACTTGAAAATGGGTAAAGGAAAAGTGGCAGCTCAGTGCTCACATGCGGCAGTGTCAGCCTACAAGCAAGTCCAGCGCAGGAACCCGGACATGCTGAAGCAGTGGGAGTACTGTGGTCAGCCAAAGGTTGTAGTCAAGGCCCCGGATGAGGACAGCCTCTTAGAACTGCTAACCCTTGCCAAAGAAGTAGGGCTGCCCATTAGCCTGATCCAAGATGCAGGGAGGACCCAGATTGCACCAGGGTCACGTACTGTGCTTGGGATAGGCCCTGGACCAGCTGATCTTGTGGACCAAGTAACTGGACATTTGAAGCTGTATTAG
- the ptrh2 gene encoding peptidyl-tRNA hydrolase 2, mitochondrial isoform X2, with protein sequence MTTLPSEEAIQCDCCVYSMVVTEGLTSLKMDSLYGQVAIGILAGVGCGFCLGWHFRARFGSASKGIVGVAMGNGGEASASVMGEGGEFKMILVVRSDLKMGKGKVAAQCSHAAVSAYKQVQRRNPDMLKQWEYCGQPKVVVKAPDEDSLLELLTLAKEVGLPISLIQDAGRTQIAPGSRTVLGIGPGPADLVDQVTGHLKLY encoded by the exons atgacaacattgccgTCTGAAGAAGCTATTCAATGCGACTGCTGTGTCTACAGTATGGTAGTGACGGAG GGTTTGACAAGTCTCAAGATGGATTCCCTGTATGGCCAGGTGGCTATTGGAATATTGGCAGGAGTTGGCTGTGGATTTTGTCTTGGCTGGCATTTCCGGGCTCGATTCGGCAGTGCCTCCAAAGGAATCGTCGGTGTGGCGATGGGGAACGGGGGTGAGGCGTCCGCAAGCGTCATGGGAGAAGGTGGGGAGTTCAAAATGATTCTTGTCGTCAGGTCTGACTTGAAAATGGGTAAAGGAAAAGTGGCAGCTCAGTGCTCACATGCGGCAGTGTCAGCCTACAAGCAAGTCCAGCGCAGGAACCCGGACATGCTGAAGCAGTGGGAGTACTGTGGTCAGCCAAAGGTTGTAGTCAAGGCCCCGGATGAGGACAGCCTCTTAGAACTGCTAACCCTTGCCAAAGAAGTAGGGCTGCCCATTAGCCTGATCCAAGATGCAGGGAGGACCCAGATTGCACCAGGGTCACGTACTGTGCTTGGGATAGGCCCTGGACCAGCTGATCTTGTGGACCAAGTAACTGGACATTTGAAGCTGTATTAG
- the ptrh2 gene encoding peptidyl-tRNA hydrolase 2, mitochondrial — protein MDSLYGQVAIGILAGVGCGFCLGWHFRARFGSASKGIVGVAMGNGGEASASVMGEGGEFKMILVVRSDLKMGKGKVAAQCSHAAVSAYKQVQRRNPDMLKQWEYCGQPKVVVKAPDEDSLLELLTLAKEVGLPISLIQDAGRTQIAPGSRTVLGIGPGPADLVDQVTGHLKLY, from the coding sequence ATGGATTCCCTGTATGGCCAGGTGGCTATTGGAATATTGGCAGGAGTTGGCTGTGGATTTTGTCTTGGCTGGCATTTCCGGGCTCGATTCGGCAGTGCCTCCAAAGGAATCGTCGGTGTGGCGATGGGGAACGGGGGTGAGGCGTCCGCAAGCGTCATGGGAGAAGGTGGGGAGTTCAAAATGATTCTTGTCGTCAGGTCTGACTTGAAAATGGGTAAAGGAAAAGTGGCAGCTCAGTGCTCACATGCGGCAGTGTCAGCCTACAAGCAAGTCCAGCGCAGGAACCCGGACATGCTGAAGCAGTGGGAGTACTGTGGTCAGCCAAAGGTTGTAGTCAAGGCCCCGGATGAGGACAGCCTCTTAGAACTGCTAACCCTTGCCAAAGAAGTAGGGCTGCCCATTAGCCTGATCCAAGATGCAGGGAGGACCCAGATTGCACCAGGGTCACGTACTGTGCTTGGGATAGGCCCTGGACCAGCTGATCTTGTGGACCAAGTAACTGGACATTTGAAGCTGTATTAG